Part of the Kineococcus aurantiacus genome, GCTGGACCGCCTCGAGGCCGCCGTCGAGCGGGCGCAGGGGGAGGCCGGCCGGGGTCAGTGACCCCGGCCCGCCCACCCGCTCCGGTCAGCGGCGGCGGGTCAGCAGCCCGTCGAGGCTGACGCGGCCCGCGCCGGTGAAAGCCAGGGCCAGGCCGAGCGCGGCGAACAGCAGGGCGTTCTCCCCGTTGACCTGACCCTGGACGAGGAAGCCGTCGGGGGCGTGGGCCAGCAGCCAGATGCCGGCCATCTGCACGAGCAGCAGCGTGCCGGCCACCCGGGTGGCCAGGCCCAGCAGGAGCAGCCCGCCGAGCCCGACCTCGCCGAGGATCGAGAGCCAGCCGAGGACCGTGGGGGCGGGCACGCCGAGGGAGGCGGCCATCCCGGTCGCCGTGGCGGGCTCGAGCAGCTTCGGGACGCCGTGCACCAGCAGCAGGGCGCCGGCGGCCAGGCGCAGCAGGAGCAGCCCCACCGAGGCGGCCGGGCTGGTGCGCGCGACGCGGGGGCGGTCGGTGCGGGCGGTGGTCGTCGTGGTGGTCACGGTGTTCTCCTCTGCGTCGGGAGGGAGCGCCGGGGGTCCGGGCTCTTCGGGCGGGCACGAGGTGCACCCCCACCACGGAGGTGCCCCGGGCGCCGGTTCACCCGGACGGCGTGTCCTGCGCCACACCCGCGACACCCGGTCCCGGGCCGGTCACGGGCCGTGCGCGGGCGGGGAGCCCGCGACGGGCACCCCCTAGGGTGTGCCCCCGTACCCCACCCCCGACGCGGAGGACCCCGACGTGAGACGCCTGGTCGCCCGGCTCCTCCTCGTGGTGGGCCTGGGGTGCGGTCTGACCGGTGCGGCGCTGCTGACCGTCCTGGCCCCCGCCGACCGCATCGAGGTCACCGCCCGCGCGGCCGACCCCGGCGTCGCCGTCGTCAGCGCCCCCGGCCTGCTCGAGCTGTCCGGGCCCGACGTCCGGCTGGGCGCCACCGCCGCCCCCGGCACCGGCGTCTTCCTCGCCGTCGCCCG contains:
- a CDS encoding DoxX family membrane protein, with translation MTTTTTTARTDRPRVARTSPAASVGLLLLRLAAGALLLVHGVPKLLEPATATGMAASLGVPAPTVLGWLSILGEVGLGGLLLLGLATRVAGTLLLVQMAGIWLLAHAPDGFLVQGQVNGENALLFAALGLALAFTGAGRVSLDGLLTRRR